In Gemmata obscuriglobus, a single genomic region encodes these proteins:
- a CDS encoding leucine-rich repeat domain-containing protein has product MHRTVATVLLVLLAPVARADDGEGAAVKAIEKWGGKVKRDPKGVVTHVMLRGKTVTDADLKALAPLTGLTDLDLSSTPVTDAGLKHLAPLTKLTALNLGGTKITDAGPTELAPLAVLTDLNLSSTQVTDAGLKEVARLRTLVALDLSHTGVTNAGLGHLTLTKMRSLSLRGTKITDGGLREIRIMSVSGLDLSGTALTDEGLKDLGLFEEITGLDLSDTKVTSNGLKELASQPTLKFLSLSRTKVGDAGLKHLAPLKRLESLYLNGTGVTGTGVKELAPLERLRILELTGTMVTGGGLKHLSTLPRLAILRLSDAAVTDEGLKDIAHLKTLLALDLYRTKVTGAGVAELRKALPRCDIGWKE; this is encoded by the coding sequence ATGCATCGAACGGTCGCCACCGTGCTGCTCGTGCTGCTCGCTCCCGTTGCCCGTGCCGACGACGGCGAGGGCGCAGCGGTCAAGGCCATCGAGAAGTGGGGCGGCAAGGTTAAACGTGACCCCAAAGGCGTGGTGACCCATGTGATGCTCCGGGGCAAAACGGTCACCGACGCCGACCTGAAGGCGCTCGCCCCGCTCACCGGCCTGACCGATCTCGACCTCTCGTCCACCCCGGTCACAGACGCCGGCCTGAAGCACCTCGCCCCGCTCACCAAGTTGACGGCCCTCAACCTCGGCGGCACGAAGATCACGGACGCCGGGCCAACGGAACTCGCCCCGCTCGCCGTGCTGACCGACCTCAACCTCTCTTCCACCCAGGTCACAGACGCCGGTCTGAAGGAGGTCGCCCGGCTCCGAACGTTGGTGGCCCTCGACCTTTCCCACACCGGGGTGACGAACGCCGGACTGGGGCACCTGACCCTGACCAAAATGCGCTCCCTCAGCCTCCGTGGGACCAAGATAACGGACGGCGGGCTGCGGGAGATCAGGATCATGAGCGTGTCGGGCCTGGACCTCTCCGGCACCGCCCTCACGGACGAGGGGCTGAAGGACTTGGGCCTGTTCGAAGAAATCACCGGCCTCGACCTGTCGGACACGAAGGTGACGAGCAACGGCCTGAAGGAACTGGCCTCACAGCCCACGTTAAAGTTCCTCAGCCTGAGCAGGACCAAAGTAGGGGACGCCGGGCTGAAGCACCTCGCCCCGCTGAAGCGGCTGGAGTCCCTGTACCTGAACGGGACGGGCGTCACGGGCACCGGGGTGAAGGAACTCGCCCCGCTCGAACGGCTGAGAATCTTGGAACTCACCGGCACGATGGTGACGGGCGGCGGGTTGAAGCACCTCTCCACGCTCCCGAGACTCGCAATCCTGCGTCTTTCCGATGCCGCCGTGACGGACGAGGGGCTGAAGGACATCGCCCACCTCAAAACGCTCCTGGCGCTCGACCTCTACCGAACGAAGGTGACCGGTGCCGGCGTTGCCGAGTTGAGGAAGGCGCTGCCGAGGTGCGACATCGGCTGGAAGGAGTAG
- the drmC gene encoding DISARM system phospholipase D-like protein DrmC, whose amino-acid sequence MSHEHQQIGAAAARLAGRLPHALMVGVADAVTRYSSLDRAVARQAILQSVPTPDFREATAEFIDVWHSTAGCVGGEAVAVAIVTAAKCEHNHRHEETVEVVWTGPEPAEARFRQTEQAILEVVNSATSRLTIVSYAVYRIPRIREALVAAARRGVAICLIVETPNRVEGQGEYDCVRALGGSVASSCSVYYWPQEKRGRDDNGKIGILHVKCAVADGHRMFLSSANFTEYAFTINMELGLLVTGGGLPGQVERHFDRLLADGTLTRV is encoded by the coding sequence ATGAGCCACGAACACCAGCAGATCGGGGCGGCGGCGGCACGGCTGGCGGGTCGTTTGCCTCACGCACTGATGGTGGGCGTGGCCGACGCCGTGACCCGGTACAGCAGCCTCGACCGAGCGGTGGCCCGGCAAGCGATTCTTCAGTCCGTGCCGACGCCCGACTTCAGGGAGGCGACCGCCGAATTCATCGACGTTTGGCATTCGACGGCGGGTTGCGTCGGAGGCGAGGCGGTCGCCGTGGCCATAGTCACGGCAGCGAAGTGCGAACACAACCACCGGCATGAGGAGACGGTCGAGGTCGTTTGGACCGGCCCGGAACCCGCCGAGGCCCGGTTCCGCCAGACGGAGCAGGCCATCCTGGAAGTGGTGAACTCGGCGACGAGCCGCCTGACTATCGTGAGCTATGCTGTCTACCGGATTCCACGCATCCGTGAGGCGCTCGTCGCTGCGGCCCGCCGTGGCGTTGCCATCTGCTTGATCGTGGAGACGCCGAACCGGGTCGAGGGCCAGGGGGAGTACGACTGCGTGCGAGCGCTGGGCGGGAGCGTTGCATCGTCCTGCTCGGTATACTACTGGCCCCAGGAAAAGCGGGGCCGGGACGACAACGGCAAGATCGGCATCCTGCACGTCAAATGTGCAGTCGCCGACGGACACCGAATGTTCCTGTCGAGTGCCAACTTCACCGAGTACGCCTTCACCATCAACATGGAGTTGGGCCTGCTCGTGACGGGAGGAGGGCTACCGGGACAAGTGGAGCGACATTTCGACCGACTTCTGGCCGACGGCACACTAACGAGAGTATGA
- a CDS encoding helix-turn-helix domain-containing protein, producing the protein MPPDKKAQKGRITHAAIVRRFADRLKERRTALGLTQAEVAERADVTVNYVGRLEAAGAAPGIDLLDRLAQALGTTAAELLPTDPPPDPDEVLRAEARRLFEALVGSADRNTLQLLVPLLARLGG; encoded by the coding sequence ATGCCACCCGACAAGAAGGCCCAGAAGGGCCGGATCACCCACGCCGCCATCGTCCGCCGGTTCGCCGACCGCCTCAAAGAGCGGCGGACGGCGCTGGGGCTGACACAGGCCGAGGTCGCCGAGCGTGCGGACGTGACGGTTAACTACGTCGGGCGTTTAGAGGCGGCCGGGGCCGCACCGGGCATCGACCTGCTGGACCGGCTGGCTCAGGCGCTGGGCACGACGGCCGCCGAACTGCTACCGACCGACCCGCCCCCGGACCCGGACGAGGTGCTGAGGGCCGAGGCCCGGCGCCTGTTCGAGGCGCTCGTCGGATCGGCCGACCGGAACACGCTGCAACTGCTCGTGCCCCTCCTGGCCCGGTTGGGCGGGTGA
- the drmB gene encoding DUF1998 domain-containing protein → MTPKDQKRFKVGELRPSQALTTFGVGAIIDLPNLSVMVMGLEDWPLKDTVEIGEQRLLASVKEVLGAQVAALRSAPVVPDTHQVNQFDSSALVGIPVAPFPRWMVCPYCRRLAPLGGGLFKLETPYRTDQIRYVHANCTKPGKPPTVVPARFIVACKNGHLDDFPWRNFVHGGPTKCQGGLKLLEPSATGEASSIYVQCEADHGLGYRDGKPVLLSRPMSDAFKMDLQALPVCKARRPHLRDHDECGCKTPIGVEVRAEPMLQGASNSWFGLTLTALAIPQASGKLKQLVDDHWTILEKVQSEQNIELLQAVTPQLRDLAEYTPADIWQAVQTKKTAVPDQGGDPSDLKTPEWEVFTDPGSAETGRDFQLRAVPPPKRYAKYFEKVVLAERLREVRALVGFSRIESPSDYDNPAAFPPNQRARLSRKDPAWVPASEIRGEGLFFHFKESLIQTWVKKNETLDGRFFEAHQRWRTARKLDPPQDFYPGLRYVLLHSFAHALIRQLSVECGYTTASLRERIYSRNPGEEQPEMAGVLIYTAAPDSEGTLGGLVSLGRPEALERHLDQALDNVRLCASDPLCAEHHPYRDGITLHAASCHACLFAPETSCERGNKYLDRAVLAPTVETGESSELAFFR, encoded by the coding sequence ATGACCCCGAAGGACCAGAAACGCTTCAAGGTGGGTGAACTGCGCCCCAGCCAGGCGCTCACCACGTTCGGCGTCGGGGCGATCATCGACCTGCCGAACCTGTCGGTCATGGTGATGGGGCTAGAGGACTGGCCGCTCAAGGATACGGTGGAGATCGGGGAGCAGCGGCTCTTGGCGTCGGTCAAGGAAGTGCTGGGGGCGCAGGTAGCCGCATTGCGGTCGGCCCCGGTCGTGCCGGACACGCATCAGGTCAACCAGTTCGACTCGTCGGCCCTGGTCGGCATCCCGGTCGCCCCGTTCCCCCGGTGGATGGTCTGCCCCTATTGTCGTCGGCTGGCACCTCTCGGCGGTGGGCTGTTCAAGCTGGAGACGCCGTACCGTACCGACCAGATTCGGTACGTCCACGCCAACTGTACCAAGCCGGGGAAGCCACCGACCGTGGTTCCCGCCCGCTTCATCGTGGCGTGCAAGAACGGCCACCTGGACGACTTCCCGTGGCGGAATTTCGTCCACGGCGGGCCGACTAAATGCCAAGGCGGGTTGAAGCTGCTCGAACCCTCGGCCACTGGCGAAGCTTCGAGCATCTATGTGCAGTGCGAGGCGGATCACGGATTAGGTTATCGAGATGGGAAGCCCGTTCTACTCTCTCGGCCAATGTCGGATGCCTTCAAGATGGACCTCCAGGCGCTGCCGGTCTGCAAGGCCCGCCGCCCCCACTTGCGGGACCACGACGAGTGCGGCTGCAAGACGCCCATTGGCGTGGAAGTGCGGGCGGAGCCAATGCTCCAGGGGGCATCGAACTCGTGGTTCGGTCTGACGCTCACAGCGCTGGCGATCCCGCAGGCGTCTGGGAAGCTAAAACAGCTTGTCGATGACCACTGGACCATTCTGGAGAAGGTCCAAAGCGAGCAGAACATCGAACTCCTCCAGGCGGTGACGCCGCAGTTGCGTGACCTGGCCGAGTACACGCCCGCCGACATCTGGCAGGCGGTTCAGACCAAGAAGACCGCCGTGCCGGACCAAGGCGGCGACCCGTCCGACCTCAAGACGCCGGAATGGGAGGTCTTCACCGACCCCGGCTCGGCGGAAACGGGGCGGGACTTCCAGTTGCGGGCCGTCCCGCCGCCGAAACGGTACGCCAAGTATTTCGAGAAGGTGGTCCTGGCCGAGCGGCTGCGAGAGGTGCGGGCGCTGGTCGGCTTCTCCCGCATCGAGTCGCCGAGCGACTACGACAACCCGGCAGCGTTCCCACCGAATCAGCGGGCCAGACTCTCCCGCAAAGACCCGGCCTGGGTTCCGGCGTCGGAGATTCGGGGCGAGGGGCTGTTCTTCCACTTCAAGGAGAGCCTGATCCAGACGTGGGTGAAGAAGAACGAGACGCTCGACGGGCGGTTCTTCGAAGCCCATCAGCGGTGGCGGACGGCCCGGAAGCTCGACCCGCCCCAGGACTTTTATCCGGGCCTGCGGTACGTCCTGCTGCACTCGTTTGCCCACGCCCTGATCCGCCAACTGTCCGTCGAATGCGGGTACACCACGGCCTCACTGCGGGAGCGGATTTACTCCCGCAACCCCGGCGAGGAACAGCCGGAGATGGCGGGCGTGCTGATCTACACCGCAGCGCCGGACAGCGAAGGCACGCTCGGCGGGTTGGTATCGCTGGGCAGACCGGAGGCCCTGGAGCGGCACCTGGACCAGGCGCTCGACAACGTGCGGCTGTGCGCCAGCGACCCGCTGTGCGCCGAACACCACCCGTACCGGGACGGGATCACCCTGCACGCCGCCTCGTGCCACGCCTGCCTGTTTGCCCCGGAGACATCATGCGAGCGGGGCAACAAGTACCTCGACCGGGCGGTCCTGGCCCCCACGGTGGAGACGGGCGAGTCGAGCGAGTTGGCATTCTTCCGGTGA
- a CDS encoding DUF6900 domain-containing protein: protein MAECYFCGVRADTAPAWVTEFYRAGGECVREPTCPTCAAVLLTKDENGAFVLAGADPVKEAVRRVAEQAFKWPLEARKSDRLDFHEVACWEIERALTAAYRAGRAAR, encoded by the coding sequence ATGGCCGAGTGCTACTTTTGCGGGGTTCGGGCCGACACCGCTCCGGCGTGGGTAACGGAATTCTACCGAGCCGGTGGCGAGTGCGTGCGGGAGCCGACCTGCCCTACCTGCGCTGCCGTCCTGCTAACGAAGGACGAGAACGGGGCGTTCGTGCTGGCGGGTGCTGACCCCGTGAAAGAGGCGGTGCGGCGGGTGGCGGAACAGGCTTTCAAGTGGCCCCTCGAGGCCCGGAAGTCGGATCGACTGGACTTCCACGAGGTAGCGTGTTGGGAGATCGAGAGGGCGCTGACCGCCGCTTACCGGGCGGGACGGGCGGCACGCTGA
- a CDS encoding DNA adenine methylase: MPKNKSNFIYPLPWLGGKRRIVHRFLHLLTQHMRPGVSYTEPFAGGAAVALTLLDRLPWADVWLNDVYRPVYAFWKTIRDDHEFLIDKLYGEHCERDKWEEYHQSIANGTVADLKELGWRLCALHAWSYGQKGVSFNPRCGSRAKLHTKEQQYRNAHRLLRDAKITNLDFRQVLKDDDSVLYCDPPYVGAARRKYYAHGFTQLDHLMLRDIVLARQSPWLMSYDDHPAIWNRYKTCRIQTIVFGRGLGGPTRFYKEVLITPHIQ, translated from the coding sequence GTGCCGAAGAACAAGAGCAACTTCATCTACCCGCTCCCGTGGCTCGGTGGCAAGCGCCGGATCGTCCACCGCTTCCTGCACCTGCTCACCCAGCACATGCGGCCAGGTGTTTCGTACACCGAGCCGTTCGCCGGGGGTGCGGCCGTGGCCCTGACCTTGCTGGACCGCCTGCCGTGGGCGGACGTCTGGTTGAACGACGTATACCGTCCGGTTTACGCCTTCTGGAAGACCATTCGGGACGACCACGAGTTCCTGATCGACAAGTTGTACGGTGAGCACTGCGAGCGGGACAAGTGGGAGGAGTACCACCAGTCCATCGCCAACGGAACCGTGGCCGACCTGAAGGAACTCGGCTGGCGCTTGTGCGCCCTCCACGCCTGGTCGTACGGGCAGAAGGGCGTGTCGTTTAACCCCCGCTGCGGCTCACGAGCGAAACTGCACACGAAAGAGCAGCAGTACCGTAACGCCCACCGGCTCCTCAGAGACGCCAAGATCACCAACTTGGACTTCCGGCAGGTGCTCAAAGACGACGACAGCGTGCTGTATTGTGATCCACCGTACGTCGGAGCCGCTCGGCGCAAGTATTACGCACACGGCTTTACCCAACTTGACCATCTGATGCTTCGGGACATCGTGTTGGCCCGGCAGTCACCGTGGCTAATGTCCTACGACGACCATCCGGCCATCTGGAACCGTTACAAGACCTGCCGCATCCAGACAATTGTGTTCGGGCGTGGGCTGGGTGGGCCGACTCGGTTCTACAAAGAGGTGCTGATTACGCCGCACATTCAATAA
- a CDS encoding recombinase family protein, with protein MDKEMQQCRGRQKFVSYGSEMPRNWKSPLYWRRIASLVRTLADERIDEAMRAGVGFVPVYRSLRQIADVLNEKGYRTRQGKKFSAETVRLLLERTKDRARPEPLSEYALEATRTWLARIMKNPPPGMLWILLARLHGQKRWYRYRREITSMEDITLDVWKAIHPQVRELDEFQFLGEVALLNTLGKIGAFSETENEE; from the coding sequence ATGGATAAGGAAATGCAGCAATGCCGAGGGCGACAGAAGTTCGTGAGCTATGGTTCTGAAATGCCACGCAATTGGAAAAGCCCGCTTTACTGGCGGCGAATCGCAAGTCTTGTGAGGACTCTGGCGGACGAACGGATCGATGAAGCGATGCGGGCCGGAGTGGGTTTTGTGCCCGTCTACCGTTCGTTGCGACAGATTGCAGACGTGCTGAACGAGAAAGGGTACCGTACTCGTCAGGGCAAAAAATTCAGTGCCGAGACGGTGCGCCTTCTTCTGGAACGAACGAAAGACCGGGCACGCCCCGAGCCTCTCTCGGAATATGCTCTGGAGGCGACCCGAACGTGGCTGGCTCGGATTATGAAAAACCCACCGCCGGGAATGCTCTGGATATTGTTAGCGAGATTACACGGTCAAAAACGGTGGTACCGATACAGGCGGGAAATCACAAGCATGGAAGACATCACTCTCGACGTGTGGAAAGCGATACACCCACAAGTACGGGAATTGGACGAATTCCAGTTTCTGGGCGAAGTTGCTCTCCTGAATACGCTGGGGAAAATCGGTGCATTTTCTGAAACTGAAAACGAGGAGTAA
- a CDS encoding recombinase family protein: MNTPNPVAFSYIRFSQASQAKGDSVRRQTELAELGAKQLGVKLDPSTFQDLGVSGFTGEHRNNPDRHGLAMFLLALEKGKVKRGDYLLVENLDRLSREHVMKALGLLLNLVNAGVRVVQLSPSLMVFDENSQPMALMMAVMELSRGNSESAMKAERCGKAWREKKKEAREEGTPTTAMLPAWLELYGGKIVTKPDAAKAVKRVYELCVAGYGHLGICKKLAEEGHAPIGKSGQWVRSYVAHLLTCRQVLGEYQPIVKKTRKPDGNPIPNYYPAVVTEELYHQAQHAKSLRDGTTGRPPTRTNFNYFTGLMCRAGNPEDKYFTQTCVETKKNRRQVNYQSQKANQGVAAASCFPQDVLDRAFFKHFRILQPKDVLGEDTTSEELSAVTGELEAVQTKLAELTAEMETGEVKRLVPLLRKWEEKAEALTTKQNALRQKAAHPKAEAFGETQHLLGGLLWDAKPKKGEPDNSDEMKHRLRACLRRVIDRMHCTFGGTRNRRRAIVQITYHDSTTVNVLLVDFWPQRAHGTAGGGKKVFSEAKTVSTWGTLDRVIDEEEANGLFEKTFKGE, translated from the coding sequence ATGAACACCCCGAATCCCGTCGCCTTCTCCTACATTCGCTTTTCACAGGCGTCACAGGCGAAGGGCGACAGCGTGCGGCGGCAAACCGAACTGGCCGAACTCGGGGCGAAACAACTCGGCGTAAAGCTGGACCCGTCCACGTTCCAAGACCTCGGCGTTTCGGGATTCACCGGCGAACACCGGAACAACCCCGACCGGCACGGGCTGGCGATGTTCCTTCTGGCGCTGGAAAAGGGGAAGGTGAAGCGGGGCGATTACCTGCTTGTTGAGAACTTGGACCGACTTTCCCGTGAACACGTCATGAAGGCGCTTGGCCTTCTGCTGAACCTTGTGAACGCCGGTGTCCGGGTGGTGCAACTCTCCCCGTCCCTCATGGTCTTTGACGAGAACTCGCAGCCGATGGCGCTGATGATGGCGGTCATGGAACTGAGCCGGGGGAACAGCGAAAGTGCGATGAAGGCCGAGCGGTGTGGGAAGGCGTGGCGTGAGAAGAAGAAGGAAGCTCGGGAGGAGGGAACGCCAACAACCGCTATGCTCCCGGCTTGGCTGGAGTTGTACGGCGGGAAGATCGTGACGAAGCCCGACGCAGCGAAAGCCGTGAAGCGGGTGTACGAACTGTGTGTTGCGGGTTACGGGCATCTCGGCATCTGCAAGAAGCTGGCGGAAGAGGGACACGCACCCATTGGCAAATCGGGCCAGTGGGTGCGGTCTTACGTCGCACACCTCCTGACGTGTCGGCAAGTGCTGGGGGAGTATCAGCCCATCGTGAAGAAGACCCGGAAGCCCGACGGCAACCCGATTCCGAACTACTACCCGGCGGTTGTGACCGAAGAACTTTACCACCAAGCGCAGCACGCCAAGAGCCTTCGGGACGGCACCACGGGCCGACCACCGACCCGCACAAACTTTAACTACTTCACGGGGCTGATGTGCCGGGCCGGTAACCCCGAAGACAAATATTTCACGCAGACCTGTGTTGAGACGAAGAAGAACCGGCGACAGGTGAACTACCAGAGCCAGAAGGCGAACCAGGGCGTTGCGGCTGCGTCCTGCTTCCCCCAAGACGTTCTTGACCGGGCGTTCTTCAAACACTTCCGCATCCTACAGCCCAAAGACGTTCTCGGCGAAGACACCACGTCGGAAGAGCTATCGGCCGTCACCGGAGAGCTAGAAGCGGTTCAAACGAAGCTGGCCGAACTGACTGCCGAGATGGAAACTGGCGAAGTGAAGCGGCTCGTTCCTCTGCTACGGAAGTGGGAAGAGAAGGCGGAAGCACTCACGACGAAACAGAACGCCTTGCGGCAGAAGGCGGCGCACCCGAAGGCCGAAGCGTTCGGCGAGACGCAACACTTACTTGGCGGGTTGCTCTGGGACGCCAAGCCGAAGAAGGGCGAACCCGACAACTCCGACGAGATGAAGCACCGGTTGCGGGCGTGTCTGAGGCGGGTGATTGATCGGATGCACTGCACGTTCGGCGGGACACGGAACCGGCGGCGGGCAATCGTTCAGATCACCTACCACGACAGCACGACCGTTAACGTGTTGCTGGTTGACTTCTGGCCGCAACGGGCGCACGGTACCGCCGGGGGCGGAAAAAAGGTGTTCAGTGAGGCGAAGACGGTAAGCACCTGGGGGACGCTGGATCGGGTGATTGATGAGGAAGAGGCCAACGGGCTGTTTGAGAAGACCTTCAAAGGGGAGTGA